The Prevotella melaninogenica genome window below encodes:
- a CDS encoding BamA/OMP85 family outer membrane protein, whose protein sequence is MTKINKVLMLLALSGVSLTMSAQQKIVNPDITYSGTPKTYKLAGLTVTGIEGYEDYVLTGISGLTVGQELEVPGTAITDAVKRYWKHGLFSDVSISADSIVGDNIYLKIHLAPRPRISTINYNGLKKTEREDMEKKLGLLKGGQITPNMIDRAKILAKKYFEDKGYKNAEVFIRQRDDVAAKNQVILDIDVDKKEKLKVRTITIDGDNQLGEKKIKGTLFSKGAFAKTHEAGKLSNLLKSKKFTPERWAEDKKNLITKYNEYGYRDAIILKDSVWNVDPKHVDIYVKVDEGKKYYIRNIKWVGNTVYSTDYLSRLLDMKKGDVYNQTYLNKRLSQDEDAVGNAYWNNGYLFYNLQPTEVNIVGDSIDLEMRIVEGQQAHINRVKINGNDRLYENVVRRELRTKPGDLFSKEALQRSARELASMGHFDPEAINPVPEPNYEDGTVDINYNLKQKSNDQVELSLGWGQTGVIGRVGLKLNNFSMANLFHRNREHRGIMPIGDGETLSLGAQTNGTYYQSYNAQYSTNWLGGKRPIQFNVGMSYSKQTDVSSNYYNSGYMNNYNNYRYGYGNYNYNSYENYYDPDKYVKLFSIYAGWGKRLSWPDDYFTLSLQLQYQRYMLRNWRYFIMSNGSANNLNLNIALNRTSTDNQLFPRRGSDFSVSLTITPPWSKWDGKDYANLAKDSNSPTFLQEQQEKYRWIEYHKWKFKARTFTALTSGQKCFVLMTRVEFGLLGSYNKNKKSPFETYYMGGDGMSGYTTGYAEETIGLRGYENGSLTPRGAEGYAYSRMSLELRYPFLLGNTTIYGLGFVEAGNAWTETSKFNPFDMKRSAGLGVRIFLPMVGMMGIDWAYGFDKVFGTKGGSQFHFILGQEF, encoded by the coding sequence ATGACTAAAATAAATAAGGTGTTAATGCTCCTTGCACTCTCTGGAGTTTCGCTCACAATGAGTGCACAGCAGAAGATTGTAAACCCAGACATCACTTATTCAGGTACTCCTAAGACTTACAAGTTGGCAGGACTGACGGTTACTGGTATCGAGGGCTACGAGGATTATGTCCTCACTGGTATCTCAGGACTCACTGTTGGACAGGAGTTGGAGGTTCCGGGTACGGCTATCACAGATGCTGTGAAGCGTTACTGGAAGCATGGACTCTTCTCAGATGTTTCCATTTCGGCTGACTCTATTGTGGGAGATAATATCTATTTGAAGATACACCTCGCACCACGTCCTCGTATTTCTACCATTAACTATAATGGACTGAAGAAGACAGAGCGTGAGGATATGGAAAAGAAACTCGGTCTCTTGAAGGGTGGACAGATTACGCCTAACATGATTGACCGTGCGAAGATACTTGCAAAGAAGTACTTTGAAGACAAGGGTTATAAGAATGCTGAGGTCTTCATCCGTCAGCGTGACGATGTAGCAGCTAAGAATCAGGTTATCCTTGATATCGATGTAGATAAGAAGGAGAAGCTGAAGGTGCGTACGATTACGATTGATGGCGACAACCAGTTGGGTGAAAAGAAGATTAAAGGAACCCTGTTTAGCAAGGGTGCCTTTGCTAAAACCCATGAGGCTGGTAAGCTTTCTAATCTTTTAAAGTCAAAGAAGTTCACTCCAGAGCGTTGGGCTGAGGATAAGAAGAACCTTATCACGAAGTATAACGAATATGGATATCGTGATGCTATCATTCTGAAAGATAGTGTATGGAACGTTGATCCAAAGCATGTAGATATCTATGTAAAGGTAGATGAGGGTAAGAAATATTATATCCGTAACATCAAATGGGTAGGTAATACTGTTTACTCAACCGACTATCTGTCTCGTTTGCTCGATATGAAGAAAGGTGACGTATATAACCAAACCTATTTGAACAAGCGTCTTTCACAGGATGAGGATGCTGTGGGCAATGCTTATTGGAACAATGGCTACCTCTTCTATAACCTTCAACCAACAGAGGTGAATATTGTCGGTGACTCTATCGACCTTGAGATGCGTATCGTTGAAGGACAGCAGGCACATATTAACCGTGTGAAGATTAATGGTAACGACCGCCTTTACGAGAATGTTGTTCGTCGTGAGTTGCGTACAAAGCCAGGCGACCTCTTCTCTAAGGAAGCACTTCAGCGTTCTGCACGTGAGTTGGCTTCTATGGGACACTTCGACCCAGAGGCTATTAACCCAGTACCAGAGCCAAACTATGAGGACGGAACTGTTGACATCAATTATAACCTCAAGCAGAAATCAAACGACCAGGTTGAACTTTCACTTGGTTGGGGTCAGACGGGTGTTATCGGTCGTGTCGGTTTGAAGTTGAATAACTTCTCAATGGCAAACCTCTTCCATAGGAACCGCGAACATCGTGGTATTATGCCTATCGGTGATGGTGAGACACTTTCATTGGGTGCACAGACCAACGGTACTTACTACCAGTCATACAATGCTCAATACTCAACCAACTGGTTGGGAGGTAAACGTCCTATCCAATTCAATGTGGGTATGTCATATTCAAAGCAGACAGACGTATCAAGCAACTATTATAACAGTGGTTACATGAATAACTATAACAACTATCGTTACGGTTATGGTAACTATAATTACAATAGCTACGAGAACTATTATGACCCAGACAAGTATGTGAAACTCTTTAGTATCTATGCTGGTTGGGGTAAGCGCTTGAGCTGGCCTGATGACTATTTCACCTTATCACTCCAGCTACAGTATCAGCGCTACATGTTGCGTAATTGGCGTTACTTCATTATGTCGAATGGTTCAGCGAACAACTTGAATCTCAACATCGCACTTAATCGTACGTCAACTGACAACCAACTCTTCCCACGCCGTGGTTCTGACTTCTCAGTATCATTGACCATTACTCCACCTTGGTCTAAGTGGGACGGTAAGGACTATGCAAACTTGGCAAAAGACAGCAACTCTCCAACCTTCTTGCAAGAGCAGCAGGAGAAGTATCGTTGGATAGAATATCACAAGTGGAAGTTCAAGGCTCGCACCTTTACAGCCCTTACAAGCGGTCAGAAATGCTTCGTCTTGATGACTCGTGTTGAGTTTGGTTTGTTGGGTAGTTACAATAAAAACAAGAAAAGTCCGTTTGAAACCTACTACATGGGTGGTGATGGTATGAGTGGATATACTACTGGTTACGCTGAGGAAACAATCGGTCTTCGTGGTTACGAGAACGGTTCACTTACTCCTCGTGGTGCTGAGGGTTATGCTTACAGCCGTATGTCATTGGAGCTTCGTTATCCATTCCTCTTGGGTAATACAACCATTTATGGTCTTGGATTCGTTGAGGCTGGTAACGCATGGACAGAGACAAGTAAGTTCAATCCATTTGATATGAAACGTTCTGCTGGTCTTGGTGTTCGTATATTCCTACCAATGGTGGGTATGATGGGTATCGACTGGGCTTATGGCTTCGACAAGGTATTTGGTACAAAGGGTGGCAGCCAGTTCCACTTTATCCTTGGACAGGAGTTTTAG
- a CDS encoding isoprenyl transferase, which yields MAEELDMTRIPQHIAITMDGNGRWATERNKPRSYGHQAGVDTVRRITSECVRLGVKFLTLYTFSTENWNRPTDEIAALMGLVLTSLEDEIFVKNNVRFRVIGDMARLPEEVQKKLCETEEHTAKNSAMTMVVALSYSARWEIAKAMREIVAEHQANSSEPLRPETITEEVISEHLETNFMPDPDLLIRTGGELRISNYLLWQIAYSELYFCDTYWPDFDEQDLQKAIVSFQSRQRRFGKTEKQVEENENN from the coding sequence ATGGCAGAAGAATTAGATATGACACGAATACCCCAGCATATTGCCATCACAATGGATGGTAATGGACGTTGGGCAACCGAACGCAATAAGCCACGCTCCTACGGACATCAGGCAGGAGTAGATACCGTTCGTCGCATAACATCAGAATGTGTACGATTGGGTGTGAAGTTTCTCACGCTCTATACCTTCTCAACAGAGAACTGGAATCGTCCTACGGATGAGATTGCAGCGTTGATGGGACTTGTGCTTACGTCTTTGGAAGATGAAATCTTCGTGAAGAATAATGTGCGTTTCCGTGTTATTGGTGACATGGCACGTCTGCCAGAAGAAGTGCAGAAGAAGTTGTGTGAGACTGAAGAGCATACCGCAAAGAACTCTGCAATGACAATGGTTGTGGCGCTTAGCTACAGTGCACGTTGGGAGATAGCCAAAGCAATGAGGGAGATTGTCGCAGAGCATCAGGCTAACAGCTCTGAACCTTTGCGCCCAGAAACGATTACAGAAGAGGTGATTAGCGAGCATTTAGAGACAAACTTTATGCCTGACCCAGACCTCTTGATTAGAACGGGTGGTGAGCTTCGCATCTCAAATTACCTCTTATGGCAGATAGCTTACTCTGAGCTGTACTTCTGTGATACCTATTGGCCTGACTTTGATGAGCAGGACTTGCAGAAAGCCATTGTGAGTTTCCAGAGCAGACAACGTCGCTTTGGAAAGACAGAGAAACAAGTAGAAGAAAACGAAAACAATTAA
- a CDS encoding DUF6089 family protein, translating to MKRIFINLLLFLAATPLWAQSDPEYKMEIGTGVGMMGYLGDFNESLFKDLQPMGTVLARYNLSPYMGLKMNVSFGKMKGSSADVKTYYPRFASAPYTFDNSLVDVGFAYEYNFLPYGTGRDYRGAQRLSPYAMIGLGTTYVNIKGGDRKSVLTANLPIGLGVKYKVNERMNVGLEWALHFSLSDELDGQKDPYSIKSSGLFKNTDSYSTLQLTFSYSFMAKCKTCHNEDE from the coding sequence ATGAAACGTATCTTCATCAACCTCCTCCTTTTCCTTGCTGCTACGCCTCTATGGGCGCAGTCGGATCCGGAGTATAAGATGGAGATAGGTACCGGTGTCGGTATGATGGGTTACTTAGGCGACTTTAATGAGTCGTTGTTCAAAGACCTACAGCCGATGGGAACGGTGCTGGCAAGATATAATCTCAGTCCTTATATGGGATTAAAGATGAACGTATCGTTTGGAAAGATGAAAGGTTCGTCGGCTGATGTCAAGACTTACTATCCACGTTTTGCCTCAGCTCCCTATACATTTGACAATTCATTGGTTGATGTAGGCTTTGCATACGAATATAACTTCCTGCCGTATGGTACCGGTCGTGACTATCGTGGTGCACAGCGTTTGTCGCCTTATGCAATGATAGGATTGGGTACCACCTACGTTAATATTAAGGGTGGCGACCGAAAGTCGGTGCTCACTGCGAATCTCCCAATCGGATTGGGTGTGAAGTATAAGGTAAATGAACGAATGAACGTAGGATTGGAATGGGCATTACACTTCTCGCTCAGCGATGAGTTAGACGGACAGAAAGACCCTTACAGCATTAAGAGTAGTGGACTCTTTAAGAATACAGACAGCTATTCAACCCTACAACTGACGTTCTCTTATAGTTTCATGGCAAAGTGTAAGACTTGTCATAACGAGGACGAGTAA
- a CDS encoding DUF6242 domain-containing protein, whose translation MRNKIYILVALMMATLTMTSCLKDDDEKTSVSYKDTAILSFSLGQLKQVRDTIAKNGKDSTYTGKFNAAKVKFYIDQAQGLIYNPDSLPYGTNPASALAKVVAKNSGTIVIKSTTDEKFTYYRNNDSINFSTPRVFRVYSNKGSEYRDYKVSVNVHKQRGNVFSWQALQSNSNFASFTTMKAVSAGSKVFVFGTNGSQTVVYAASKDNGNSWTKLSKTFTANAYKSVAVQGAKFFVIDNGTVYSSTDGSSWTTVATNSSLKQLVAASPAELFALSTSGMLLASKNNGVTWTNESLDSNASLLPVSNIGSSLTAVSSDLYRILLVGTLSNGTKNAAWTKLSYRQNEQWSYVESNADKFQLPLYKSLSVVNYDKAALALGLNSSGKLASMLLSRDGGITWKSDKSFTYPTGVQAATTFAATVDSDEYLWVISGTKVWRGRLNRVGWALNLSRLAE comes from the coding sequence ATGCGTAATAAGATATATATTCTCGTAGCTTTAATGATGGCTACTTTGACAATGACTTCTTGTCTTAAGGACGACGACGAGAAAACCAGCGTAAGTTACAAAGACACGGCTATATTGAGCTTTTCTTTGGGACAGTTGAAACAAGTGCGTGATACCATTGCTAAGAATGGCAAGGATAGTACTTATACAGGCAAGTTCAATGCTGCTAAAGTTAAGTTCTATATTGATCAGGCTCAGGGTTTGATTTATAACCCTGATTCTTTGCCATATGGTACGAATCCAGCCAGTGCGTTGGCAAAGGTTGTGGCAAAGAATAGCGGTACTATTGTTATCAAGTCAACAACTGACGAGAAGTTCACTTATTACCGCAACAATGATTCCATCAATTTTAGTACCCCACGCGTTTTCCGTGTTTATTCAAACAAGGGAAGTGAGTACAGAGATTATAAGGTTTCTGTGAATGTTCATAAGCAGAGGGGTAATGTGTTTAGCTGGCAGGCACTGCAGTCAAACAGCAATTTCGCTTCGTTCACAACAATGAAGGCTGTGAGTGCGGGTAGTAAGGTGTTTGTCTTCGGAACAAATGGTAGTCAGACTGTTGTTTATGCAGCGTCAAAGGACAATGGCAACAGCTGGACAAAGCTCAGCAAGACTTTTACAGCAAATGCTTATAAGAGTGTGGCTGTGCAGGGTGCTAAGTTTTTCGTCATCGACAATGGTACGGTTTATAGCTCTACAGACGGCAGCAGCTGGACTACAGTGGCTACAAACAGCAGTTTGAAGCAGTTGGTGGCAGCGTCACCAGCAGAGTTGTTTGCTCTTTCAACGTCAGGTATGTTGTTGGCTTCAAAGAACAATGGTGTTACTTGGACTAACGAGTCATTAGATAGCAACGCATCACTACTCCCAGTAAGCAATATTGGTTCTTCACTTACAGCAGTTTCATCTGACTTGTATCGCATACTGCTTGTTGGTACACTGTCAAATGGTACAAAGAATGCTGCATGGACGAAGCTTTCTTATCGTCAGAATGAGCAGTGGAGCTATGTAGAGAGTAATGCGGATAAGTTCCAACTTCCTCTTTACAAGAGCCTTTCTGTTGTAAACTATGATAAGGCAGCCCTTGCATTAGGTCTTAATAGTAGTGGTAAGTTGGCTTCTATGCTTCTCTCTCGTGATGGGGGTATCACATGGAAGAGTGATAAGAGCTTCACTTATCCAACAGGTGTACAGGCTGCAACGACTTTTGCAGCAACAGTTGATAGCGACGAATACCTCTGGGTAATCAGTGGTACAAAGGTTTGGCGTGGTAGACTCAATCGAGTAGGCTGGGCATTGAACCTTAGTCGATTGGCTGAATAA
- a CDS encoding KilA-N domain-containing protein — MNTSKKITVQSTEISVLIGNESDYICLTDMAHFKDKERTDYVIQNWLRTRSTIEYLGAWEQLYNPNFNPTEFDGFRNSAGLNSFTLTAKQWIQKTNAIGIMSKAGRYGGTYAHKDIAFNFGMWLSPTFQLYIVKEYQRLKEQESNPLSLEWNAKRILSKTNYTLHTDAIKNVIIPKMDIKDIKQGIIYATEADMLNIILFGCKAKEWAQANPNLASKGINIRETASINQLVVLSNMESANSEMIKQGVSRKQRFEILHKMAKEQLKVLDTNNIEQKFRKILPDSTKKIE, encoded by the coding sequence ATGAATACATCAAAGAAGATAACAGTACAGAGTACAGAAATATCTGTGCTGATAGGAAATGAGAGCGACTACATTTGCCTAACAGATATGGCACATTTCAAAGACAAAGAAAGGACGGATTATGTCATACAGAACTGGTTACGCACAAGAAGCACAATAGAATATTTGGGAGCATGGGAACAGCTTTACAACCCTAATTTTAATCCCACCGAATTCGATGGGTTTAGAAATAGCGCAGGATTAAACTCATTTACTCTAACGGCAAAGCAATGGATACAAAAGACAAATGCGATAGGTATTATGTCTAAGGCTGGCAGGTATGGTGGAACTTACGCACACAAGGATATAGCCTTTAATTTTGGCATGTGGCTAAGTCCTACATTCCAACTTTATATTGTAAAGGAATACCAGCGGTTAAAAGAACAAGAGAGCAATCCGCTTTCATTAGAGTGGAACGCAAAGCGAATACTATCCAAAACCAATTATACACTTCATACCGATGCTATTAAAAACGTGATTATTCCTAAGATGGACATTAAGGATATCAAGCAAGGAATTATCTATGCAACCGAAGCTGATATGTTAAATATCATTCTTTTTGGTTGTAAAGCAAAAGAATGGGCTCAAGCGAACCCGAATTTGGCATCTAAAGGAATAAATATTAGAGAAACTGCAAGCATCAACCAGTTAGTAGTATTATCTAATATGGAATCTGCTAATTCTGAAATGATAAAACAAGGGGTATCAAGAAAGCAACGTTTTGAGATTCTCCATAAAATGGCAAAAGAACAGTTAAAGGTACTTGACACGAATAATATAGAACAAAAATTTAGAAAAATATTACCTGATAGCACAAAGAAAATAGAGTAA
- the pckA gene encoding phosphoenolpyruvate carboxykinase (ATP), whose protein sequence is MAKFDKSVLEKYGITGTTEVLYNPSYEVLFNEETKESLQGYERGQETELGAVNVMTGIYTGRSPKDKFIVDDENSHDTVWWDSEEYHNDNHRASKEAWTAVKDIAKKELSNKRLFVVDGFCGTHKDTRMKIRFIVEVAWQAHFVTNMFIRPKSEADFDQEPDFIVYNASKAKVENWKELGLHSETCVMFNVTTKEQVIVNTWYGGEMKKGMFSMMNYFLPLKGMASMHCSANTDMNGENTAIFFGLSGTGKTTLSTDPKRKLIGDDEHGWDDKGIFNYEGGCYAKVINLDKESEPDIYGAITRDALLENVTVDENGKIDFADKSVTENTRVSYPIYHIKNIQRPESQGPAAKQVIFLSADAFGVLPPVSILTPEQTKYYFLSGFTAKLAGTERGITEPTPTFSACFGQAFLELHPTKYAEELVKKMQQSGAKAYLVNTGWNGTGKRISIRDTRGIIDAILNHSIDAAPTKQIPYFDFTVPTKLEGVATDILDPRDTYADAAEWDKRAKDLAERFIKNFKKYENNEAGKALVAAGPQL, encoded by the coding sequence ATGGCAAAGTTTGATAAGAGCGTACTTGAGAAGTACGGTATTACAGGTACAACAGAAGTACTTTACAATCCTTCTTACGAAGTATTGTTCAATGAAGAAACAAAAGAGAGTCTTCAGGGCTATGAAAGAGGTCAGGAGACTGAGCTTGGTGCAGTAAACGTAATGACTGGTATCTACACTGGTCGTTCTCCTAAGGATAAGTTCATCGTTGATGATGAGAACTCTCACGATACAGTATGGTGGGATTCTGAGGAATACCATAACGACAACCACCGTGCTTCTAAGGAAGCTTGGACAGCTGTTAAGGACATCGCTAAGAAGGAACTTTCTAACAAGCGTCTTTTCGTAGTTGATGGTTTCTGCGGTACTCACAAGGATACACGTATGAAGATTCGTTTCATCGTTGAGGTTGCTTGGCAGGCTCACTTTGTAACAAACATGTTCATCCGTCCAAAGTCAGAGGCAGACTTCGATCAGGAGCCAGACTTCATCGTTTACAACGCTTCTAAGGCTAAGGTTGAGAACTGGAAGGAGCTCGGTCTTCATTCAGAGACTTGCGTTATGTTCAACGTAACAACTAAGGAGCAGGTAATCGTTAACACATGGTATGGTGGTGAGATGAAGAAGGGTATGTTCTCTATGATGAACTACTTCTTGCCATTGAAGGGTATGGCTTCTATGCACTGCTCTGCTAACACTGACATGAACGGTGAGAACACAGCTATCTTCTTCGGTCTTTCTGGTACTGGTAAAACTACTCTTTCTACCGATCCAAAGCGTAAGCTCATCGGTGATGACGAGCACGGATGGGATGACAAGGGTATCTTCAACTACGAGGGTGGTTGCTATGCTAAGGTTATCAACCTTGACAAGGAGTCTGAGCCAGACATCTATGGCGCTATCACACGTGACGCTCTCCTCGAGAACGTAACAGTTGACGAGAATGGTAAGATTGACTTCGCTGATAAGAGCGTAACAGAGAACACTCGTGTATCTTACCCAATCTACCACATTAAGAACATCCAGCGTCCTGAGTCTCAGGGTCCAGCTGCTAAGCAGGTTATCTTCCTTTCAGCTGATGCATTCGGTGTATTGCCTCCAGTATCTATCTTGACTCCAGAGCAGACTAAGTACTACTTCCTCTCTGGTTTCACAGCTAAGTTGGCTGGTACAGAGCGTGGTATCACTGAGCCTACTCCAACATTCTCTGCTTGCTTCGGTCAGGCATTCTTGGAACTCCACCCAACAAAGTATGCTGAGGAGTTGGTTAAGAAGATGCAGCAGAGTGGCGCTAAGGCTTACTTGGTTAACACTGGTTGGAATGGTACAGGCAAGCGTATCTCTATCCGCGATACTCGTGGTATCATCGACGCTATCTTGAACCACTCAATCGACGCTGCTCCAACAAAGCAGATTCCTTACTTCGACTTCACTGTTCCTACAAAGCTCGAAGGTGTTGCAACTGATATCCTCGATCCACGTGACACTTACGCTGATGCAGCTGAGTGGGATAAGAGGGCTAAGGACCTCGCAGAGCGTTTCATCAAGAACTTCAAGAAGTACGAGAATAACGAGGCTGGTAAGGCTCTCGTAGCAGCTGGTCCACAGCTCTAA
- the upp gene encoding uracil phosphoribosyltransferase: MDIINFSEQNSIINQYLAEIRDKDYQKNRLLFRNNVIRIGEFEAFEISKTLNYEPKDVVTPLGTAQVNVPTDKIVLATIFRAGLPFHNGFLNIFDHAGNAFVSAYREYTDAEHHEVGIHVEYLATPDINGKTLIIADPMLATGGSMELGYKAILSKGTPRHVHVACLLATPEGIAHIRKTFPEDSTTIWCAAIDEGLNEHKYIVPGFGDAGDLCYGEKL; the protein is encoded by the coding sequence ATGGACATCATTAATTTTTCAGAGCAGAACTCTATTATCAATCAGTATTTAGCAGAAATCCGTGATAAGGATTATCAGAAGAATCGTTTGCTCTTCCGCAACAATGTTATTCGTATCGGAGAGTTCGAAGCTTTTGAAATTTCTAAAACACTGAACTACGAACCAAAGGATGTTGTTACTCCATTAGGTACGGCTCAGGTTAATGTACCAACTGACAAGATTGTTTTGGCTACTATTTTCCGTGCTGGATTGCCTTTCCATAACGGTTTCCTTAACATATTCGACCATGCTGGTAATGCTTTCGTTAGTGCTTATCGAGAATATACGGATGCTGAACATCATGAGGTAGGTATTCACGTTGAATATCTTGCCACACCAGACATCAACGGTAAGACACTTATCATCGCTGACCCAATGTTGGCTACTGGTGGTTCTATGGAGTTAGGCTACAAGGCTATCCTTTCAAAGGGAACTCCTCGTCATGTGCATGTTGCTTGTCTTTTGGCTACACCAGAAGGTATCGCACATATCCGCAAAACCTTCCCTGAAGACTCAACAACCATCTGGTGTGCAGCAATTGACGAAGGATTGAACGAACATAAGTACATTGTTCCTGGCTTCGGTGATGCTGGTGACTTGTGCTATGGTGAGAAGTTATAA
- a CDS encoding MAG1210 family protein: MVEDIYDPLNEYISTFKDKFKKVADETFNALADEAQVDVEANRETCRQIYAGEKQLTDVSGRITMWTILCVILWIAVVAGGAVVYVKWNEFPMEYLLMIGGVAALLLVFLLLKVHPKLKSLRTQHNDLDNKVKTLKEQAWNQMAALNRLYDWDVFTRMMSKTVPRLEFDPYFTTQRLADLRKTYGWNDSFNTERSVLYSHSGLINGNPFVICRTRKMEMGEKTYHGQKTIFWTTTETGPDGKPRTVSHSETLHASVTAPYPNYFERTRLIYGNTAAPDLTFYRKPSELAGKEGSLRYKWDRFMLRRKARNLENGDFAMLTNEEFEVAFNTSNRNNNQQYALLFTPLAQQSLMALLMDEKEGYGDDFDFDKHYMINTIMPEHLQVLDLDMNPAQYRSFDFEKAKKDFYEINERYFRAIYFSFAPLLCVPMYQQIRPQKDIYGHDMEQKSSFWEHEALANFWGQENFQHPDCVTPCIMKTSSAEQGDGSTLINVTAYGFRSERRMSYISKYGGDGSWHDVPVEWYEFLPVEGNGRIMMQEDETQNDTDMSQKQRMNHISEVLQKSHLDVYRRHIASKI; this comes from the coding sequence ATGGTAGAGGATATATATGATCCACTAAACGAATACATCAGCACCTTCAAAGATAAGTTCAAGAAGGTGGCTGATGAAACCTTTAACGCACTTGCTGACGAGGCGCAGGTTGATGTTGAGGCTAATCGTGAGACGTGTCGACAAATCTATGCAGGTGAGAAGCAACTCACGGATGTGTCTGGTCGTATCACGATGTGGACTATCCTATGCGTCATTCTGTGGATAGCTGTGGTGGCAGGTGGTGCTGTTGTTTATGTGAAATGGAATGAGTTTCCAATGGAATACCTCTTGATGATAGGTGGAGTGGCAGCCTTACTGCTTGTCTTTCTATTACTCAAGGTACATCCAAAATTGAAGTCTTTACGTACTCAGCACAACGATTTAGACAATAAGGTGAAGACTTTAAAGGAGCAAGCATGGAATCAGATGGCTGCTCTGAATAGGCTTTACGACTGGGATGTCTTTACGCGTATGATGTCGAAGACGGTACCCAGACTGGAGTTCGATCCTTATTTTACGACACAACGACTGGCAGACCTTCGTAAAACATACGGATGGAATGACTCTTTTAATACCGAGCGTTCTGTGCTTTATTCCCATTCTGGACTTATTAATGGTAATCCTTTCGTCATCTGTCGAACACGAAAGATGGAGATGGGAGAGAAGACTTATCACGGTCAGAAAACCATTTTCTGGACAACAACAGAGACGGGTCCTGATGGAAAGCCACGTACTGTGTCTCACTCAGAAACTTTACATGCCAGTGTAACAGCGCCTTATCCTAATTATTTTGAGCGTACAAGGCTTATCTATGGTAATACAGCAGCACCCGACTTGACCTTCTATCGTAAGCCAAGTGAGCTGGCAGGAAAAGAAGGTTCGTTACGTTATAAGTGGGATCGGTTTATGTTGAGGCGTAAAGCACGCAACCTTGAGAATGGTGACTTTGCGATGTTGACGAATGAAGAGTTTGAGGTTGCGTTCAATACAAGTAATCGTAATAACAATCAGCAATATGCTTTACTCTTCACACCATTGGCACAACAGAGTCTGATGGCACTGTTGATGGACGAGAAAGAGGGCTATGGTGATGACTTTGATTTTGATAAGCATTACATGATAAACACTATCATGCCAGAACATCTACAAGTGTTAGACCTTGATATGAACCCTGCTCAGTATCGCAGTTTTGACTTTGAGAAGGCTAAAAAAGACTTTTACGAAATCAATGAGAGATACTTCCGTGCTATCTACTTTAGTTTTGCACCCTTGTTGTGTGTACCGATGTATCAGCAGATACGTCCACAGAAGGATATCTACGGACATGATATGGAACAGAAGAGTTCGTTCTGGGAACATGAAGCATTGGCTAACTTCTGGGGACAGGAGAATTTCCAGCATCCTGATTGTGTGACTCCTTGTATCATGAAGACTTCTTCTGCGGAACAGGGCGATGGCAGTACGCTGATTAACGTGACAGCTTATGGCTTCCGTTCAGAACGTCGTATGTCTTATATTAGTAAGTATGGTGGTGACGGTTCATGGCATGATGTACCCGTGGAGTGGTATGAGTTCTTACCTGTTGAGGGCAATGGTCGTATTATGATGCAGGAGGATGAGACACAAAACGATACTGATATGAGTCAGAAACAGCGTATGAATCATATTAGTGAAGTCTTACAGAAATCGCACTTGGATGTTTATAGAAGGCATATTGCCTCTAAGATATAA